The Phycisphaerae bacterium genomic sequence TTTTCCATGACGGTGCCGGTGAACAGGTAATTGGTTTGCAGCACCAGGCCCATCTGGCGGTGGAGCGAATCGCCGGTGACGTAGCGGATGTCGTGGCCGTCGACGAGGACGCGGCCCTTTTGCGGCTGATAGAAGCGGGCGATGAGCGAGATGATGCTGCTCTTACCGCTGCCGGTGGCGCCGACGAGGGCGATCATCTGGCCCGGCTGAGCCTCGAAATCGACGTCGTGGAGCACGGGGCGGTTCGGGTCGTAGCCGAAGGTGACGTGTTCGAAGCGGACATGCCCGACGATTGGGGGGAGCGGTTTAGCGTGGGGGACGTCGGCGACTTCGGGTTTAAGGTCGAGCAGGGCCATGATGCGCTCGCCGCCAGCCATTGCGGCCATAAGCTGGTTGTAGAAGTTGCCGAAGTTCAGGGTGGGGCCCATGAACCGGTCCCAATAGAGAAAGGCGGTAACCACGGAGCCGACGCCGAGGGTTCGGTCGATCCGGCCGGCGGCCACGAGGTATCCGCCGTACAGCAGAATGATGGCCCGCCCGCAGAAGCCCACGAAGCCCAGGAGGGGCAGATAGACGCCGTTGACCCTGGCGGCCCGCAGGTTGTTCTCGGTGTTGTTGTACTGGAGGATGTTAAAGACGCCGAGGTTCCACGACTGGCGGTCGAACGCGGTGACCACACGGACGCCGGTGATGTTCTCGGCGAGGTTGGTCGCGACCCTGGTGTAGCCTTCGCGCACCCGCTGGTGCATGATCGCGGCCTTACGCCGGTATGCCCGGTTGAGGACGAACAAGACGGGGCTGAGCCAGGCGACTGCCAGGAAGAGCCGCCACTGGGTTGCCAGCAGCATTCCGGCCGCGAAGCAGATCATCAGGGTATTCTGGACGACGGTGTGGATACCCCAGACGTTAACTTCCCGGAGGCTGTTGACGTCGCTGGTGCAACGGCTGATGATCCGGCCGAATTTGGTTTTGTCGTAGAAGCTCATCGAGAGGCGCTGGAGGTGGGCGAACAAGGCGCGGCGTATGTCGAACTGCACGCGTTCACCGGCGTCGGTCATGATCAGGATGATCCATCGCTCCAGCAGCAGGGTGGCGGCCAGAAGACACGCCCAAAGCCCGACGATGGCGGCGACCCTGATCATGGCCTGTTGTTGTGAAGGTGCCGGGTAGATCTGTCCGCTGACGTAGTTGGTGGTGTAGTTGACGATCCAGCCGACGAATCGCGGCGACTGGAGGTCGAGGAGGATCATGACCATGCCGACGAAGACGCCGAGGGCGTAGCGGTACCTGTAGGGCCAGAGGAACTGCATCAGGCGTCGGATGAGCTTCAGGTCGATGGGGCGATAGCTTTGCTCTCCGTCTTCGGTGACCAGCTCGGTCTGGCGTGTACCTGGTCGGAGGAGGGTTCGCAGGATGAGGCTCATCCGCCTGGCCGCCCGGGAGGCGACATGGCGTGCATTGCGGCCGGGCGGCCGGGTTGCGGCGTCGGCGGTCGCGTGGGGGGTGCGGTCAGGTCGCGGGTTCACCGGCGTGCTCCTGGTCGGGGGTCGGCTGTGGTGCGACCTTTGCCTTTTTCTCAAAGAACTCCTGCATTCGTTTCATGTGTGAAGGCGCCTCCGCGTCGTCGGCGCGCAGATCGCCGTACATCTGGCCGTTGACGATCTGGCGATAGTGTCCTTCCTGCGCGAGCAGTTCGTCGTGGGTGCCGATCTGGACGACGCGTCCGTTCTCGATAACCACGACGAGATCGGCCGTCCTGATGGTGCTGATGCGGTGAGCGATCACGAATATCGTCCGGTCGCGCATCATCAGCCGGATAGCCCTGTGAATGTCGTTTTCGGTCTCCGGATCGACGGAGGCGGTAGCATCGTCGAGGACGAGGATCCGGGGCTCGGCCAGGAGGGCCCGTGCGATGGCCAATCTCTGCCGTTGGCCGCCGGAGAGGGTAGTTCCCCGCTCGCCGAGCATGGTGCCGTAGCCTTTGGGCAGATCCTCGACGAACTCGTGGGCCTGGGCCAGCCGGGCGGCCACTTCGGCGTGCGCGCCGGTCAATTCGGGACGTCCGTAGGCGATGTTCGCCTCAACGGTATCGCTGAACAGGTAGGTTTCCTGAAAGACGTAAGCGACCTGTTGTCGAAGGCTTTCGAGGGTGGCGTCGCGGACATCGATTCCGTCGACCAGGACGCGGCCCTGCTGCGGGTCATAGAAACGGGCGATGAGACTGACCAGGGTGGACTTACCCGAGCCGGTGGGGCCGACGATGGCGATGACGCTTCCGCCCGGCACGTCGAAGGTCACGTCGTGGAGGACGGGTGATCTGGGATCGTAGCCGAATGTCACGTGTTCGAAGCGAACCGAGCCGGGTCCGGGTGGCAACGGCCGGGCGTCGGGTTTCTCGGTGACGGAAGACCTGGCGCTGAGAATCTCGAACAGCCTGCGTCCGGAAACGACGGCGTTTTGATACTGGTCGTTGATGACCGAGACCTGTTGCAGTCGGACAAGTATTGCGTGCATGGCCGCGCCGAGCATGAGGATATCGCCCGCACTGAGTCGTCCCAGAATGATCAGGATGCCCGCGGCGAGGAAGAGCGAGAGGTGCGAGGCGGTCGCGATGCTGCGCATGACCGGGAGGAAGTCAGCAAACAGGCGGATTCGATGCATGACCTTGTGGAAGAAGTCATCGCAGTTGGCGGCGTACTTGGCGATCTCGTGGGGCTCGGTGGCGAACGCCTTGACCACGTGGACGCCGGCGATGTTCTCGGTCAGGATGGAGATGTTCCGGTCGCCGGACTCCATGGCCGCCTTGAGAGCGGGCTGAGCCCTGCGGCTGAACCGCATGATGTACACGGTCCAGACCGGCAGGGGGGCCAAAGCCAGGGCCGCGACCCAGGGCGAGCGCGACAACAAGAGGATGATGTAGCCGCCAACGATCAGAACGATCTCGAGCGTGAGCAAGACAGCCGAATTGATGAACGAGCGGACGTTCTGGAGGTCGCTGAGGGAGCGGTTGATCAGCTCGCCGGTGGAGATGGCGTCATGGAAGCCGAAGCCGGCTCTCTGGAGCTTGTCGTAAACGGCCTCCCGAATGTAGAAGACCATGTGCATACTGAGTCTGGCATTGGTCGTCTCTCGCAGGAAGCCAAGCACGCCGACCGTGGCGGTGAAGGCTGCCAGTGCCAACACGACGTGCCGAAGCCCGGCGGCCTCAGCATAGTTGCCGCTGAGCCATTCCCACGGATCCACGAGGCGTGTTTCGCTGAGATGGATGGTTTTGATCTGGTCGATGGCCAGGGCGGTGACGCGGACGGCGGCGATCTCGGCTCCGGTCCACAAGGCCAAGAACAGGCAGGCCAGTGCGACGATTCCTTTGACGGGCCGGAGGAATCCGAACATCCACTTGAGCAATTGTCGGTTGGTTAGTTCTTGGGTGTCGTTGTCCACTGGAAGCCATCGGGTCAGCGGGCCAGGCCGACGGCCGTGTCCACAGTCACGCGCGTTGGTCGAAGCACTCCGCGGCCGCCCTGAGTTTGGCGGGGGTGCAGTTTACCACATCCGTCGCGGGGATTCCATGGTCTCGCATCGGCAGGTCCTGCGGTAAGTCGTTTTTTGGCAAGGGCTTGTATTTTGCACAAGGGCCGTTGTCAGGGGCAAGCCGCTCGCTGCGCAGCGGGATCTTTCCCGGCGGCGGTTCCAGGAGTTGCCGAGGACCGGGGCTCTTGTATCAGGAGCCCGTTTTGGGGGGCGAAGAGCCGGGGTGCGAGATTGGAACCTTACGGCCAGACATCTGCGCGGCTTGCGCGCATGTTTCTGGATCACAGAGCGCTTGGGTTGCGGCCCGCAAAAAGGCGGTCCGCCTTGGGAGGCCGCTTATGCGTTTGGCAATTCTTCGGCCTCGTTGACCAAGCGGATGCCGGTGAAACGGCAGAACCGCCGGAGATCCTTTGTCAGGTTGCCGTAGACGGTGGAGCGGTGCAGGCCGTCGGACCAGTTTTCCCAGAGCTTTTCCGCGTCACCGTCGACTTTCACCGTGATCTTGGTGCGGCAACCGCGTTCGTCGTCAGGTGCGTCGGTCACGTCGCCAGTGAAGTACAACATCAGGTCGGTGCCGATCAGGCGGGCCTGGGTGACCTTGCCTTTGCGCATGAAGACCTGCGGGACACAACCCTCCTGCCGTTCCATGATGGTGCGGAGGCGGTAGGGTGCCGCCTCGCCTTTTGGGCCGTCCATTTTAATCGAGCCGAGGCAGTGGGCCAGGATGATCGAATTGGTCGAGGTGTCCAAGGTGGGGTCGCTGATGAAAGCAGGTTTGCCGCAGAGGCCCTGAAGGATGATGTGGGTCACAGCCGCAGCCATGTCGGACTCGCAGATGCCGCCGAGGCCCATGTTGTTGAGCCGCACGAATCCCACGCATGGAAACGCGGGAAGCTGGTGGTACATGCTGCCGTAGCAATCGGCGGTAATGACGGTGGCCTTCTCCTCGTTCAAGAGTTTCTCGAACGTCAGGGCCAGGCGGCAGGAGCGAACGATTTCTTCCTTGGACGGCTCGACGACCTTTTGGGCCTGTTTCATCCACCGCTCGGCCTCGGCCTGGGCGTCGGCCTCGGGGATTGATTCATAGGTTTTGAGGACGCGGTCGCGGTCGATGATCACGGTCTCGGTGCCGAACTTCTTCTTGATCGAGTCGTTATAGGCGGCCTGGTCCTTACGAGCGGTGATGTTGAGGATTCTCGCCTCGCGCAGGTGGTGGATGGCCCGGAACGGCCGCACGGCGGCGGCGAGTTCATTCATGTCGGCCGTGAGCATGCACTCGAGCAAGGCGCCCTCGGGTTGTCGGCGCAAGGCACCGAAGCCCGTCCATTCGTGGCCGGAGTAGGGGAGGGCGAACAAGACGGTCGGTTTCTTGGCGGCCAGTATCTGTTTGAGGCTGTCGGTCGTTCCCATACTCATGTGGATGACGAGGACGCCGTCAACACCCTGGAGCCGATCGCCGAGCTTATTGACGTCGGCGGCGGATTCGATGATCTCATCGACGGCGAAATCAATGTCGGCGAAATCGTCTTTCATCCGGTCGAACTCGGCCTCATAGCGTTTTCGCTCGGCGTTGACGTCAAGCTTGGGCGTCGGCCAGAGCTTGTTGGTGCCGACCAGATAGAGCCGGGCGATCTTGACTTTCGTTCCGCGGCAACCCGGGCTGACCAGAACGGGGGTGCCGGCGGCGGTCTGCGCGGACGCGAATTGTGACAGACCGAAGCAGATGGCTCCTGTGGCGACGGAGGCCTGCAAGAATTCCCGACGACCGAGTTCATGTGCCATGATGGACTCCTCCTGTTGAATCGATTTGAGTCATACAGACATGGTCAGCCTATCAGATCGGGGCTTGCCTTTCCAGCGATTGCAGATTTCAGATTGCACATTTCAAATCCGAGGAACTCGATCGACAAAGGGCGTAGATCGCCGGGCGCATCCCTGCAAAACGCCCCGATGAAGGAGTGTGGTGCGAGTTCGCAGGCACGAATCAGCGTGCCCCGGAGGGGCATAGGTATGTAGTCAGGGGCGCAAGCCCCTGGTCTTCGATGCCACACAGACCGTCAAGCCCCCAGCGGGGCGACGGATTCATGTCGGCGGATCAGGGTTTCAGTTCCCGACGTGCCGTTCTTCATTCGCCTCCAATGATTCCGCCCTCGTGGTCGTAGAGACGCTCACGGAGGTCGGGGGTGATCCGGGGCAGCCGGCGCTTCTTGCGGAAGAACAAGGTGGTAATGCAGACAGGTGAGGGTTTGTCTCATGACCGTGTCTTCTTTCCGTCGCCCCTTCGGGGCTGGATGGATACCGGGTGCATTTGTACCAGCGGCTTGCGCCCCTGGGTACATACTTCTTCGGGGCATGAAACCCGCCGGCTCGTTTTACGGACCGCTGATTGCTGAAAGGTAACCGCTTCTTCTATCCAATCTGCTTGCCCAGCAGGCGGGCCACCTCGACGCAATCCTTGTCCCCGCGGCCGGAGAGGTTGATCACGATGCTGAAATCGCGGGGGAAGCTCTTGGCGATGTTGATCACGTGGGCGACGGCGTGGGCGCTCTCCAGTGCGGGGATCATGCCTTCGGTTTCGCTCAGCATGGTAAAGGCGTCCAAGGCTTCCTGGTCAGTGACGGCGACATAGTCGGCGCGGCCGGCGTCTTTCCATTGCGAGTGGACCGGTCCAACGCCGGGGTAGTCAAGCCCGGCCGAGACCGAGTGTACGGGCAGCGTCTGGCCGTCTTCATCCTGAAGGACATAGGTGTACATGCCATGGAGCACACCGGGTGAACCTTTGCAGAGGGTGGCGGAATGCCGGTCGGTATTGAGTCCTTCGCCGCCGGCCTCGACGCCGACGAGTCGCACGGACTTATCTTCGATGAAGGGATAGAAGATTCCGGCCGCGTTGCTCCCGCCGCCGACGCAGGCGACGATCATATCGGGCAGCTTGCCTTCGCGTTCGAGGAACTGCTGCCGTGTTTCGCGTCCGACAATGGCCTGGAAGTCGCGAACGATCATTGGGAACGGGTGGGGGCCCATCACGCTGCCGATGATGTAGTGCGTGTTCTGGACGCTG encodes the following:
- a CDS encoding ABC transporter ATP-binding protein, whose amino-acid sequence is MNPRPDRTPHATADAATRPPGRNARHVASRAARRMSLILRTLLRPGTRQTELVTEDGEQSYRPIDLKLIRRLMQFLWPYRYRYALGVFVGMVMILLDLQSPRFVGWIVNYTTNYVSGQIYPAPSQQQAMIRVAAIVGLWACLLAATLLLERWIILIMTDAGERVQFDIRRALFAHLQRLSMSFYDKTKFGRIISRCTSDVNSLREVNVWGIHTVVQNTLMICFAAGMLLATQWRLFLAVAWLSPVLFVLNRAYRRKAAIMHQRVREGYTRVATNLAENITGVRVVTAFDRQSWNLGVFNILQYNNTENNLRAARVNGVYLPLLGFVGFCGRAIILLYGGYLVAAGRIDRTLGVGSVVTAFLYWDRFMGPTLNFGNFYNQLMAAMAGGERIMALLDLKPEVADVPHAKPLPPIVGHVRFEHVTFGYDPNRPVLHDVDFEAQPGQMIALVGATGSGKSSIISLIARFYQPQKGRVLVDGHDIRYVTGDSLHRQMGLVLQTNYLFTGTVMENIRYARPDTTEQQVIHAAKALGTYDAIISMQDGFSTQVGERGANVSLGQRQLICFTRAFLADPRIFMLDEATSSVDTATEQIIQRSLEKLLENRTTFVVAHRLSTIQRADCILVIDNGRIIERGTHWTLLEQDGKYARLYEQFLMHTEAK
- a CDS encoding ABC transporter ATP-binding protein, which produces MDNDTQELTNRQLLKWMFGFLRPVKGIVALACLFLALWTGAEIAAVRVTALAIDQIKTIHLSETRLVDPWEWLSGNYAEAAGLRHVVLALAAFTATVGVLGFLRETTNARLSMHMVFYIREAVYDKLQRAGFGFHDAISTGELINRSLSDLQNVRSFINSAVLLTLEIVLIVGGYIILLLSRSPWVAALALAPLPVWTVYIMRFSRRAQPALKAAMESGDRNISILTENIAGVHVVKAFATEPHEIAKYAANCDDFFHKVMHRIRLFADFLPVMRSIATASHLSLFLAAGILIILGRLSAGDILMLGAAMHAILVRLQQVSVINDQYQNAVVSGRRLFEILSARSSVTEKPDARPLPPGPGSVRFEHVTFGYDPRSPVLHDVTFDVPGGSVIAIVGPTGSGKSTLVSLIARFYDPQQGRVLVDGIDVRDATLESLRQQVAYVFQETYLFSDTVEANIAYGRPELTGAHAEVAARLAQAHEFVEDLPKGYGTMLGERGTTLSGGQRQRLAIARALLAEPRILVLDDATASVDPETENDIHRAIRLMMRDRTIFVIAHRISTIRTADLVVVIENGRVVQIGTHDELLAQEGHYRQIVNGQMYGDLRADDAEAPSHMKRMQEFFEKKAKVAPQPTPDQEHAGEPAT
- the trpB gene encoding tryptophan synthase subunit beta yields the protein MTTTQSNLTDVPDAHGRFGPYGGQYVPETLMGAIHQLEEEYDRARKDPAFWAELEGYLKHYVGRPSPLYFARRLTDRLGGARIYFKREDLNHTGSHKINNTLGQALLAVRMGKKRVIAETGAGMHGVATATAAAVFGLECVVYMGAEDVRRQKLNVFRMELLGTHVVSVNSGQKTLKDAINEAMRDWMSSVQNTHYIIGSVMGPHPFPMIVRDFQAIVGRETRQQFLEREGKLPDMIVACVGGGSNAAGIFYPFIEDKSVRLVGVEAGGEGLNTDRHSATLCKGSPGVLHGMYTYVLQDEDGQTLPVHSVSAGLDYPGVGPVHSQWKDAGRADYVAVTDQEALDAFTMLSETEGMIPALESAHAVAHVINIAKSFPRDFSIVINLSGRGDKDCVEVARLLGKQIG